The Litchfieldia alkalitelluris genome has a window encoding:
- a CDS encoding DUF58 domain-containing protein, translating to MLKAIKQWMPRDQRGLLWGVMFVWLTSLLFLLFTGGELGVLLFFITTVITTYLLLLGKWSGIKDIKGERASTNPGQRLETGDSFHVETSFEIPGFWPISYVLIKDEITHHQFGKQIYQSSFVPTTYRTGKVSYTISNLKRGAYDFGATECSITDLLNLFQHKATILLPVTFKVYPKSIRIKEWSFVSALRSGVRDSSMSRNQKETTEIDGVREYTNGDRLSRIHWNASAKTGELKSKEFIRESVPKILIVIDQYHHSYHDEEQFELAVSTAASIIRYSSKQQIPIGLFSPGKKVNYYEVQQGMTYSHRLEEHLLYVKRDGENNIPKALLHRHLTRLQGSLIVVITPEKSNLLFHRLVGMKKMNLHPCHICIAPQKDSEVEKWKRRLDTEQIHCYMVDSLKELPVVLGGKTVEKNRLS from the coding sequence ATGCTTAAAGCGATAAAGCAATGGATGCCTAGAGATCAACGAGGGCTGTTATGGGGAGTTATGTTTGTTTGGTTAACTAGCCTTTTATTCCTCTTGTTTACCGGTGGTGAATTAGGGGTTCTCTTATTTTTTATTACAACGGTAATTACTACATATCTTTTATTACTTGGTAAGTGGAGCGGAATAAAAGATATAAAAGGAGAACGTGCTTCAACCAATCCTGGTCAAAGATTAGAAACAGGTGATTCCTTTCATGTTGAAACATCATTTGAAATTCCTGGATTTTGGCCAATTTCTTATGTATTGATAAAAGATGAAATCACTCACCATCAGTTTGGCAAACAAATCTATCAATCTTCCTTTGTTCCTACTACTTATAGAACTGGAAAGGTTTCATACACTATTTCTAATTTAAAACGTGGAGCATATGACTTTGGGGCAACCGAATGCTCTATAACAGACCTATTAAATTTATTTCAACATAAAGCTACCATTCTTTTACCGGTAACATTTAAGGTTTATCCCAAATCCATACGCATAAAGGAATGGTCATTCGTATCTGCCTTACGAAGTGGGGTTCGTGATTCTTCTATGTCTAGAAATCAAAAGGAGACAACCGAAATAGATGGAGTTAGAGAATATACCAATGGTGACAGATTGTCTAGGATTCACTGGAATGCTTCCGCTAAAACTGGAGAATTAAAATCAAAGGAATTTATTAGAGAATCCGTTCCAAAAATACTTATCGTAATCGATCAATACCATCATTCCTATCACGATGAGGAGCAATTTGAATTAGCAGTTTCAACAGCTGCTTCTATTATTCGCTACAGTAGTAAACAACAGATTCCCATAGGTCTGTTTTCTCCTGGAAAAAAAGTGAACTACTATGAAGTGCAACAAGGCATGACTTATAGTCATCGTCTAGAAGAGCATCTACTTTATGTGAAAAGAGATGGCGAGAACAATATACCAAAAGCACTCCTTCATCGACATTTGACACGTTTACAAGGGAGTCTAATTGTTGTTATAACTCCTGAGAAAAGTAATCTATTATTTCATCGTTTAGTTGGAATGAAAAAAATGAACCTACATCCCTGTCACATTTGTATAGCTCCTCAAAAGGACTCAGAGGTAGAAAAATGGAAACGTCGATTAGACACAGAACAAATCCATTGCTATATGGTCGATTCTTTAAAGGAGTTACCAGTCGTGTTAGGAGGGAAAACAGTTGAGAAAAACAGATTATCTTGA